One Saccharomyces eubayanus strain FM1318 chromosome VIII, whole genome shotgun sequence genomic window carries:
- the YPK9 gene encoding putative acid anhydride hydrolase, protein MDIPSPDTNPNGHRSSRNRRAPRASFSSTTTASTATTLTSATVLDQNNSEPYAGATFEAVPSSIVSFHHPHSFQSSNLPSPRLSGNLEQRGRRLTESDPLVLSSAEQSRSSSRNPSHFRFFTQEQIFNAEGSSTLENTDYDTVWDAAPAYEQDRIYGTSSSSRRSSMRSFSRTSSMSNANSYRAFNSRGRSDSRAPQRLAGNLDAGSVYHSITNSSSSLSRYTTRERIPIELESQTDEILEDGSSTHSFESSNSRRSSSENNRGSISGHDEVHNQHSEYLKPDHHEKFYPQYVPNLHYQRFYIAEEDLVIGIAAYETSKFRNFIYNMCCLLSFGLVYLLVRWLPHLRVRYYGVKVPLAKAEWVVIENEFGEFAIQPIDRQWYNRPLSTVLPFEKYSNPLEETNETSFSHHHANEVNPNIPILITFEYRYIKFIYSPLDDLFKTNNNWTDPDWVDLGTLSNGLSKGVQEDRELAFGKNQINLRMKTTSEILFNEVLHPFYVFQVFSIILWGIDEYYYYAACIFLISVLSIFDSLNEQKKISKNLAEMSHFHCDVRVLRDKFWTTISSSELVPGDIYEVSDPNIKILPCDSILLSSDCIVNESMLTGESVPVSKFPATQETMYQLCDDFQNTQISSFVSKSFLYNGTNIVRARIAPGQTAALAMAVRTGFSTTKGSLVRSMVFPKPTGFKFYQDSFKYIGFMSLIAIFGFCVSCFQFIKLGLDKKTMILRALDIITIVVPPALPATLTIGTNFALSRLKEKGIFCISPTKVNIGGKIDVMCFDKTGTLTEDGLDVLGVQISQPAGVRGHKFGELLDDVRQVFPKFSLNDCNSPLDFKSRNFFMSLLTCHSLRSVDGNLLGDPLDFKMFQFTGWSYEENFQKQTFHSLYEGRHEGDVFPENSDIIPAVVHPDGSNPENTFTDNDPHNFLGVVRSFEFLSELRRMSVIVKPNNEDVYWSFTKGAPEVISEICNKSTLPADFEDVLRSYTHNGYRVIACAGKTLSKRTWLYSQKVSREEVESNLEFLGFIIFQNKLKKESSETLKSLRDADIRTIMCTGDNILTAISVGREAGLIQCPHVYVPSINDTPLPGETVIIWRDVNEPDNILDTMTLKPVKVGNNHIETLSRNDYTLAVTGDVFRLLFRDENDIPEEYLNEVLLKSSIYARMSPDEKHELMIQLQNLDYTVGFCGDGANDCGALKAADVGISLSEAEASVAAPFTSKVFNISCVLDVIREGRAALVTSFACFQYMSLYSAIQFVTITILYSRGSNLGDFQFLYIDLLLIIPIAICMSWSKSYDKIAKKRPSANLISPKILVPLLISILIVFLFQLIPWLIVQKMSWYIKPVVGGDDAVESSDNTVLFFVSNFQYILTAVILSVGPPYREPMSKNFEFIVDIVASICVSMLLMSLNPESYFGKKLQLTPISNNFNMFIIVWAMINYYAQLYIPPSVKGWLKKRKSSKKYKLLIQEQEKLTDV, encoded by the coding sequence ATGGATATTCCCTCGCCAGATACAAATCCTAATGGTCACAGGAGCAGTAGGAACCGAAGAGCTCCAAGGgcctctttttcttccacaaCGACAGCTTCCACTGCAACAACATTAACATCCGCCACAGTCTTGGACCAAAACAACTCAGAACCGTATGCAGGCGCGACATTCGAAGCCGTGCCAAGTTCCATCGTGTCATTCCATCATCCACATTCTTTCCAGTCAAGTAACCTCCCAAGTCCGCGTTTGTCGGGAAATCTCGAACAAAGAGGCCGCCGGTTGACTGAGTCAGATCCTCTAGTGTTATCTTCTGCTGAACAGTCAAGAAGCTCTTCCAGGAATCCCTCTCATTTCAGATTCTTTACACAAGAACAAATATTTAATGCCGAAGGGTCCTCGACACTAGAAAATACAGACTATGACACGGTATGGGATGCAGCCCCTGCTTACGAACAAGATAGAATCTACGGCACTAGCTCGTCCTCTAGACGTTCTTCCATGCGAAGTTTCTCCAGAACTTCGTCCATGTCAAATGCCAACTCCTACAGAGCTTTCAATAGCAGAGGCCGTTCCGATTCGAGAGCTCCGCAACGATTAGCAGGAAATCTGGATGCCGGATCTGTTTATCATTCCATCACGAATTCATCTTCCAGCTTATCRAGATATACCACGAGAGAGAGAATCCCCATTGAATTAGAAAGCCAAACGGACGAAATTTTAGAGGACGGATCTTCCACACATTCCTTCGAATCCTCGAATAGTAGACGATCTTCAAGTGAGAACAATAGAGGAAGTATTTCTGGCCATGACGAAGTCCATAACCAGCATAGCGAATATTTAAAACCTGATCACCATGAAAAGTTTTACCCTCAGTATGTACCTAACCTTCATTACCAAAGATTTTACATTGCGGAAGAGGACTTGGTAATTGGTATCGCCGCTTATGAAACCTCCAAGTTTAGAAATTTTATCTACAACATGTGCTGTCTCTTGTCCTTTGGGTTAGTTTACCTTTTGGTGAGATGGCTTCCTCACCTTAGGGTGCGATATTATGGTGTCAAGGTGCCATTGGCCAAGGCAGAATGGGTCGTgatagaaaatgaatttgGTGAATTTGCCATACAACCGATTGATAGACAGTGGTATAACAGACCATTAAGTACTGTTCTGCCTTTCGAGAAATACTCTAACCCGCTAGAGGAAACAAACGAAACGTCATTCAGCCATCATCATGCTAATGAAGTTAACCCAAACATACCGATTTTGATCACATTTGAATACAGATATATCAAATTCATTTACTCACCACTAGACGATCtattcaaaacaaataataacTGGACAGACCCCGACTGGGTGGATTTAGGTACTTTATCGAATGGGTTGAGTAAGGGCGTCCAAGAAGACAGAGAGCTTGCATTTGGTAAAAATCAAATTAATCTAAGGATGAAGACTACTTCAGAAATTCTGTTCAACGAGGTGCTGCACCCATTCTATGTCTTTCAAGTGTTTTCTATAATTCTGTGGGGGATAGACGAATACTATTATTACGCAGCgtgtatttttttgatttcagtattatctatttttgattcattgaacgaacaaaaaaagatatcaaagaaCCTGGCCGAAATGTCGCACTTCCATTGCGATGTTCGTGTTTTGAGAGATAAATTTTGGACAACCATCAGCTCTTCAGAATTAGTTCCAGGTGATATATATGAGGTATCGGATCcaaatataaaaattttaccCTGCGATTCTATTTTGCTGTCTAGTGATTGTATAGTCAACGAGTCTATGCTAACGGGTGAATCTGTACCTGTTTCAAAGTTTCCCGCCACGCAAGAAACAATGTATCAATTGTGCgatgattttcaaaataccCAAATATCGAGTTTCGTTTCCAAATCGTTTCTATATAACGGTACGAATATAGTTAGAGCTAGGATTGCCCCAGGCCAAACTGCCGCCTTGGCTATGGCTGTAAGGACAGGCTTCTCAACAACAAAGGGATCTCTGGTTAGATCTATGGTCTTCCCCAAACCGACTGGTTTCAAATTTTACCAAGATTCATTCAAGTATATTGGATTTATGTCGCTGATTGccatttttggtttttgtgTTAGTTGTTTTCAGTTTATTAAACTTGGTTTGGACAAGAAGACTATGATATTAAGGGCTTTGGATATTATAACAATTGTTGTGCCACCAGCTCTGCCAGCAACCTTGACTATTGGGACAAATTTTGCTTTAAGCAGATTAAAGGAGAAAggtattttttgtatttctcCTACGAAAGTTAATATAGGTGGTAAAATCGATGTTATGTGTTTCGACAAAACTGGGACACTAACAGAAGATGGCCTAGATGTATTGGGGGTTCAAATATCGCAACCAGCAGGGGTAAGAGGTCACAAATTTGGAGAATTATTAGACGATGTTCGCCAAGTATTTCCCAAATTCTCTTTGAACGACTGTAATTCTCCACTAGACTTCAAATCcagaaactttttcatGTCACTACTAACATGTCATTCACTGAGATCTGTCGATGGGAACCTGCTTGGTGATCCGTTGGACTTTAAAATGTTCCAATTCACAGGCTGGTCGTATGAAgagaattttcaaaaacaaacattCCATTCGTTGTATGAAGGAAGACATGAAGGTGATGTTTTCCCAGAAAACTCAGATATTATCCCTGCGGTAGTCCACCCTGATGGCAGTAACCCAGAAAATACGTTTACTGATAATGATCCCCACAATTTCCTTGGAGTAGTGAGAAGCTTCGAATTTTTGTCCGAATTGAGACGTATGAGTGTTATTGTTAAACCAAATAACGAAGACGTGTATTGGTCATTCACTAAAGGTGCACCGGAAGTAATTTCTGAAATATGTAACAAATCAACTCTACCGGCCGACTTTGAGGATGTATTGCGTAGCTATACTCACAACGGGTATAGAGTTATTGCATGTGCTGGAAAGACTTTATCGAAAAGGACCTGGCTGTACTCTCAGAAAGTTTCCAGGGAGGAGGTCGAATCAAATCTGGAATTTTTAggattcatcatcttccaaaataaattgaaaaaggaatcatCAGAAACTCTAAAAAGTCTGCGAGATGCAGACATTAGAACGATAATGTGTACCGGTGATAACATACTAACCGCAATTTCTGTCGGTAGAGAAGCGGGTTTGATACAATGTCCGCACGTTTACGTTCCATCTATAAATGATACACCCTTACCTGGTGAAACTGTAATAATATGGAGAGACGTTAATGAACCAGATAATATTTTGGATACAATGACTTTGAAACCCGTTAAAGTGGGAAATAACCACATTGAGACTTTATCTAGAAATGATTATACTTTAGCGGTTACTGGCGATGTCTTTAGATTGCTGTTCAGAGATGAAAACGATATACCTGAAGAGTATTTAAACGAAGTTCTGTTGAAGTCGTCCATTTATGCAAGAATGTCGCCGGATGAAAAACATGAATTGATGATACAACTGCAAAACCTAGACTATACCGTTGGATTTTGTGGTGATGGTGCAAACGATTGTGGTGCCTTGAAAGCAGCAGACGTAGGTATTTCCCTTTCAGAAGCCGAGGCGTCAGTTGCTGCTCCGTTTACTTCAAAAGTATTCAATATCAGTTGTGTACTTGATGTTATCAGAGAGGGGCGTGCTGCGTTAGTCACTTCCTTTGCTTGCTTCCAATACATGAGTTTGTATTCAGCCATCCAGTTTGTCACGATTACAATACTTTACAGCCGTGGTTCCAATTTGGGTGATTTCCAGTTTTTGTACATTGATTTACTATTAATTATTCCGATTGCAATTTGCATGTCTTGGTCCAAATCCTATGATAAAATAGCTAAGAAAAGACCCTCAGCTAACTTAATTTCTCCGAAGATCCTCGTTCCTCTTTTGATCAGTATATTGATAGTGTTTTTATTCCAATTAATTCCATGGTTAATCGTACAAAAAATGAGCTGGTACATTAAGCCCGTTGTCGGAGGTGACGATGCTGTAGAGTCCTCAGATAACactgttttgttctttgtcTCGAATTTTCAATACATTTTGACCGCTGTAATCTTATCCGTTGGTCCACCATATAGGGAACCAATGtcaaagaattttgaatttattgTAGATATTGTAGCCTCTATTTGTGTGAGTATGTTATTAATGAGTTTGAATCCGGAATCGTACTTTGGTAAGAAATTACAACTCACCCCAATATCAAACAATTTCAATatgtttattattgtctGGGCGATGATAAATTATTACGCTCAACTATATATACCCCCATCGGTGAAAGGTtggttaaagaaaagaaaaagtagcAAAAAGTACAAACTATTAATACAAGAGCAGGAAAAATTAACAGACGTTTAA
- the RPS10A gene encoding 40S ribosomal protein eS10 translates to MPKEDRNKIHQYLFQEGVVVAKKDFNQPKHEEIDTKNLYVIKALQSLTSKGYVKTQFSWQYYYYTLTEEGVEYLREYLNLPEHIVPGTYIQERNPTQRPQRRY, encoded by the exons ATGCCAAAGGAAGACAGAAACAAGATCCACCAATACTTATTCCAAG AAGGTGTTGTTGTCGCTAAGAAGGATTTCAACCAACCAAAGCACGAAGAAATTGACACCAAGAATTTGTATGTCATCAAGGCTTTGCAATCTTTGACTTCCAAGGGTTACGTCAAGACTCAATTCTCATGGCAATATTACTACTACACCTTGACTGAAGAAGGTGTCGAATACTTGAGAGAATACTTGAACTTGCCAGAACACATTGTTCCAGGTACTTacattcaagaaagaaacccAACTCAAAGACCACAAAGAAGATATTAA